A genomic window from Leishmania panamensis strain MHOM/PA/94/PSC-1 chromosome 5 sequence includes:
- a CDS encoding hypothetical protein (TriTrypDB/GeneDB-style sysID: LpmP.05.0730) produces MMIAFLFQLLVSVGLPLVALLLYNHLADSIHARGSVNVDDVNAFSQRVRAELEQLNVPPALPEAAPGQAAPPPAPMRSSPAVTAPPPPEAAEILIAYATQSQNSLALAHKLFSLITAQLHTAPPSTTDDAVCPLVRVMEMREEEDSSASVAAASAAGGRVSRTNVCRVDTLLEQSQYALIIFIASTYTNGVAPPRSQAFEALLKDSFEDHRIPRNTLARKRFAVFGLGDIAYGEERFNAFAKNLHEWCRGLGAPPFVVPPVYTTEAKTQSLFRIFSTALLKWVSRATFHRDGTVTVKKKSEMGTTGPAAASATGMLSHKAGGITAAPAGETCGSEGASCACQQSTQQQQQQRQPCGNSTGPDGDDNCGCCKTDSIANCVAASKRDDDDEADDDDEEEEVNGENDGMDDVEDLVWDGTEDTDFDINKDPSELPELLYPKLRQNLEKQGYRLVGTHSGVKLCRWTKSMLRGRGGCYKHTFYNINSSQCMEMTPSLACANKCVFCWRHHTNPVSRHFRWKQDPPELLIAQGMAGHYQMIKQMRGVPGVTPERLATAMQIRHCALSLVGEPIMYPQINGFCELLHQHHISSFMVTNAQFPEQLRDLKPVVQLYLSIDAPTPEELKRIDRPLFEDYWERCLSCVKELAKKQQRTVFRLTLVNQYNTENVKAYADLVEMGQPDFIEVKGVTYCGTSTSSTLTMKDNVPRHDEVISFCKALCTEMASRHPHYSTLQMNTEEKGGDDGDDDEVIVIPAEERNRPYHVACEHEHSCCVLIALDKFFFEGHWHTWIDYERFYHLVESGRTDFTSLDYAAVTPAWATYNSKEKGFDPEQTRVVRKNARPTVVTASC; encoded by the coding sequence ATGATGATAGCCTTTCTGTTTCAGCTCCTCGTCAGCGTCGGGCTGCCGCTCGTAGCACTTCTCCTCTACAACCATCTTGCTGACTCAATTCACGCACGTGGCAGCGTCAACGTGGACGACGTTAATGCCTTCAGCCAACGGGTGCGAgcagagctggagcagcttAATGTGCCCCCCGCTCTTCCCGAAGCGGCGCCGGGGCAGGCGGCTCCACCGCCGGCACCAATGAGGTCCTCACCGGCAGtgacggcgccaccacccccagaGGCGGCTGAGATCCTGATTGCCTACGCAACACAATCGCAGAActcgctggcgctggcgcatAAGTTGTTCTCGCTCATcacggcacagctgcacacaGCGCCGCCCTCGACGACTGACGATGCCGTCTGTCCACTCGTGCGGGTGATGGAGATgcgcgaagaggaagacagcagcgccagcgtggcagctgcttccgctgctggcggGCGTGTGAGCCGCACGAACGTGTGCCGCGTTGACACACTGTTGGAGCAGAGTCAGTACGCACTAATCATCTTCATCGCCAGCACATATACAAACGGCGTCGCACCGCCGCGGTCGCAGGCcttcgaggcgctgctgaaggactCCTTCGAGGACCACCGCATCCCACGCAACACGCTCGCCCGCAAGCGCTTCGCCGTCTTCGGTCTCGGTGACATCGCCTACGGCGAGGAGCGCTTTAATGCCTTCGCGAAGAACCTGCACGAGTGGTGCCGCGGCCTCGGTGCACCGCCGTTCGTCGTCCCACCGGTGTACACAACGGAAGCAAAAACTCAGTCGCTCTTCCGCATTTTctccacggcgctgctgaagtggGTGAGCCGCGCCACCTTCCACAGGGACGGCACAGTGACCGTGAAGAAGAAGTCCGAGATGGGGACGACCGGCCCTGCGGCTGCCAGTGCCACGGGAATGCTCAGCCACAAGGCCGGAggcatcaccgccgccccgGCAGGGGAAACGTGCGGTAGTGAGGGCGCATCGTGTGCGTGCCAGCagtcgacgcagcagcagcagcagcagcggcagccctGCGGCAACAGTACCGGCCCAGATGGCGACGATAACTGTGGGTGCTGCAAGACTGACTCTATTGCCAACTGTGTTGCCGCCAGCAAGcgcgacgatgacgatgaggctgacgatgacgacgaggaggaggaggtcaaCGGGGAGAATGACGGCATGGACGACGTTGAGGACCTTGTGTGGGACGGCACCGAAGACACTGACTTCGACATCAACAAGGACCCAAGCGAGTTGCCCGAGCTGCTCTACCCGAAGCTGCGCCAGAACCTGGAGAAGCAGGGGTACCGCCTTGTGGGAACCCACTCGGGCGTGAAGTTGTGCCGGTGGACCAAGTCCATGCTGCGCGGCCGGGGCGGGTGCTACAAGCACACTTTCTATAACATCAACTCCTCCCAGTGCATGGAGATGACGCCGAGTTTGGCGTGCGCGAACAAGTGCGTGTTTTGTTGGCGCCATCACACAAACCCCGTCTCACGCCACTTTCGATGGAAACAAGACCCTCCAGAGCTGCTCATCGCGCAAGGGATGGCGGGGCACTACCAAATGATCAAGCAGATGCGTGGTGTCCCGGGGGTGACCCCGGAGCGGCTGGCCACAGCAATGCAGATTCGCCActgcgccctctccctcgtaGGGGAGCCCATTATGTACCCACAAATCAACGGCTTctgcgagctgctgcatcagcatcacatctcctccttcatgGTGACGAACGCGCAGTTTcctgagcagctgcgggatTTGAAGCCGGTTGTGCAGCTCTACCTTTCCATCGATGCCCCGACACccgaggagctgaagcggATTGACCGGCCGCTCTTCGAGGACTACTGGGAGCGCTGCCTTAGTTGTGTGAAGGAGCTggcgaagaagcagcagcgcaccgtgTTCCGGCTGACGCTGGTGAACCAGTACAACACGGAGAACGTGAAGGCGTACGCCGACCTTGTGGAGATGGGGCAGCCTGACTTCATTGAGGTGAAGGGTGTCACGTATTGCGGCACGAGCACCAGTAGCACGTTGACCATGAAGGATAACGTGCCGCGGCATGACGAAGTGATCAGCTTCTGCAAGGCACTCTGCACCGAGATGGCGAGCCGGCATCCACACTACAGCACCCTGCAGATGAAcacggaagagaagggcggcgacgacggcgacgacgacgaggtgaTTGTCATCCCGGCCGAGGAGCGCAACCGCCCATACCACGTAGCGTGCGAACAcgagcacagctgctgcgtcctCATCGCACTTGACAAGTTCTTCTTCGAAGGCCACTGGCACACTTGGATCGACTATGAGCGCTTCTACCACCTGGTTGAGTCGGGGCGCACGGACTTTACCTCGCTGGACTACGCCGCCGTGACGCCAGCCTGGGCCACGTATAACTCAAAAGAGAAGGGCTTTGACCCAGAACAGACACGCGTGGTGCGCAAGAACGCGCGACCAACGGTTGTGACGGCCAGCTGCTAG